The following are encoded in a window of Telmatobacter sp. DSM 110680 genomic DNA:
- the rplI gene encoding 50S ribosomal protein L9 — protein sequence MEVILKEDVANLGHRGDVVKVADGYGRNFLLPRKLALQATLANKAVIEQMKEAAARRSATEKVQAQELVAKLETVSLSFTRKSGENGQLFGSVTSGDIASELAAKGYEVDRRKIQLNEPIKSLGDFTVSVKLHREVTGHLSVHVAADASQEVAEPVPAPAVAD from the coding sequence ATGGAAGTCATTCTGAAAGAAGACGTAGCCAACCTCGGCCACCGCGGCGATGTCGTGAAGGTGGCAGACGGCTACGGCCGCAATTTCCTGCTCCCCCGCAAGCTGGCTCTGCAGGCAACACTGGCCAACAAGGCCGTCATTGAACAGATGAAAGAAGCTGCCGCGCGCCGCTCTGCCACTGAAAAGGTTCAGGCGCAGGAACTGGTTGCCAAGCTTGAGACCGTCAGTCTGAGCTTCACCCGCAAGTCCGGCGAAAATGGCCAGCTCTTTGGCTCTGTCACCTCGGGCGATATCGCCAGCGAACTCGCAGCCAAGGGCTATGAAGTGGATCGCCGCAAGATACAGCTGAACGAGCCGATCAAGAGCCTTGGCGACTTTACAGTCTCCGTCAAGCTGCACCGCGAAGTCACTGGACATCTCAGCGTTCACGTTGCGGCGGATGCTTCGCAAGAGGTTGCTGAGCCCGTTCCCGCACCCGCAGTTGCTGACTAA
- the rpsR gene encoding 30S ribosomal protein S18, which yields MADENVKAPEASAPAPQSERPSGGPGGPGGGPGGRPGGRPGGSGGPGGRGKFFRRKKVCKFCTEKIDAIPYRDVRLLQGFVAERGKIVPRRLTGVCTTHQRRLTKAIKQARNIALLPFATRH from the coding sequence ATGGCTGACGAAAACGTAAAAGCGCCCGAAGCGAGCGCACCAGCACCGCAAAGTGAACGCCCGTCTGGTGGGCCTGGCGGACCTGGGGGTGGCCCCGGGGGTCGTCCTGGTGGTCGCCCGGGTGGATCCGGCGGACCTGGCGGACGCGGCAAGTTCTTCCGCCGCAAGAAGGTCTGCAAGTTCTGCACTGAAAAGATCGACGCTATCCCCTACCGGGATGTTCGTCTGCTGCAGGGATTTGTGGCCGAGCGCGGCAAGATTGTGCCCCGTCGTTTAACGGGAGTTTGCACCACGCACCAGCGCCGTTTGACGAAGGCCATCAAGCAGGCACGCAATATCGCCCTGCTGCCCTTTGCAACAAGGCACTAG
- the rpsF gene encoding 30S ribosomal protein S6: MSRLYEVMFIVRPDVAEEDVDKLIAGFTTNVTNGGGVVKNVEKMGRRKLAYLVRKFNDGNYILMTIEAGGPVVLELERRLRVSEPIIKFITVRIDEEEKRLAKVKALRGTRRKVSAETPAAHSPTAAPVAAPTAAPVAEAPEGVAASA, translated from the coding sequence ATGTCTCGTTTATATGAGGTAATGTTCATCGTTCGGCCCGATGTGGCCGAAGAAGACGTCGACAAGTTGATCGCGGGCTTCACCACCAACGTCACCAACGGCGGCGGCGTGGTTAAGAACGTCGAAAAGATGGGTCGCCGCAAACTCGCCTATCTCGTGCGCAAGTTCAACGACGGCAATTACATCCTGATGACGATCGAGGCCGGTGGCCCCGTGGTGCTGGAGCTCGAGCGCCGTCTGCGCGTCTCTGAACCGATCATCAAGTTCATCACCGTCCGCATCGATGAGGAAGAAAAGCGGTTGGCGAAGGTGAAGGCGCTTCGCGGGACTCGCCGTAAGGTCAGTGCAGAAACGCCTGCCGCCCACTCCCCGACTGCCGCTCCCGTTGCTGCTCCGACGGCCGCCCCGGTGGCTGAAGCTCCCGAGGGCGTCGCGGCCAGCGCTTGA
- the pth gene encoding aminoacyl-tRNA hydrolase has protein sequence MEESSDSGVRTGPFLVVGLGNPGLEYLWTPHNAGFMAIDRIAQQEGIVVQNRRCRAVTATCRLAGRETILAKPETFMNLSGLSLAALIREFEVDPAKDLLVIYDELDLVLGTFKIRERGSPAGHNGARSVTGALGSQEWLRLRIGVGPDLPPEAGSKRPGRDYLLSPMRKADLVKLDEVLDKVATATRRIIGEGPGPAMNEFNRRE, from the coding sequence GTGGAAGAATCAAGCGATTCCGGAGTTCGGACCGGGCCCTTTCTTGTGGTGGGGCTCGGCAATCCCGGACTCGAGTATTTATGGACACCGCATAATGCGGGGTTCATGGCTATCGACCGCATCGCCCAGCAAGAGGGTATTGTGGTCCAGAACCGGCGCTGCCGGGCCGTTACCGCAACCTGCCGTTTGGCGGGACGCGAAACGATCCTGGCCAAGCCGGAGACATTTATGAATCTCAGCGGGCTATCACTGGCCGCTCTGATTCGGGAGTTCGAGGTGGACCCGGCTAAGGACCTGCTCGTGATTTACGACGAGTTGGATCTGGTGCTGGGGACATTCAAGATCAGGGAGCGCGGTTCGCCCGCGGGACATAACGGAGCCCGTAGCGTAACCGGTGCCCTGGGCAGCCAGGAGTGGCTGCGATTGCGTATCGGCGTGGGTCCGGATTTGCCGCCAGAAGCAGGCAGCAAAAGACCGGGCAGGGATTACCTCCTTTCTCCGATGCGTAAGGCGGACTTGGTCAAACTCGATGAGGTGCTGGATAAGGTGGCAACGGCCACACGGCGCATCATCGGGGAAGGTCCGGGGCCGGCAATGAACGAATTTAACCGCCGCGAGTAA
- a CDS encoding 50S ribosomal protein L25, with amino-acid sequence MPEVVVAKPREGKFNKNAARRVRVAGRIPAVLYGAGHDAVAVEVDPKQISRILFSETGQNTIFDIEVAGIPPAKAMIVDSQREPIKDKLIHIDMKRIALDKVLRVSVRVKLLGIPVGVKTEGGILDQVLREVEIECLPADIPNHIDVDVSELAMHGVLRVSDLPHSEKIKYLNNEDATVAHVVSIREEVVAAPAEGELPVAGEAGATPTEPEVAKKGKGEPAAAEGAAKPPAAGGKK; translated from the coding sequence ATGCCTGAAGTTGTCGTAGCCAAGCCCCGTGAGGGCAAGTTCAATAAGAATGCCGCACGCCGCGTGCGTGTCGCCGGAAGAATTCCTGCTGTCCTTTATGGTGCAGGTCACGATGCGGTCGCCGTTGAAGTCGACCCCAAGCAGATCTCGCGAATTCTCTTCTCCGAGACCGGCCAGAACACCATCTTCGATATCGAAGTCGCAGGCATTCCGCCTGCCAAGGCCATGATCGTGGATTCGCAACGCGAGCCGATCAAGGACAAGCTGATCCACATCGACATGAAGCGCATCGCGCTCGACAAGGTTCTCCGCGTCAGTGTCCGCGTCAAGCTGCTCGGGATCCCGGTCGGCGTGAAAACCGAAGGCGGAATCCTCGATCAGGTTCTCCGCGAAGTCGAGATCGAGTGCCTCCCCGCCGACATCCCGAACCACATCGACGTCGATGTAAGCGAACTCGCCATGCATGGAGTTCTCCGTGTCAGCGATTTGCCGCACTCGGAAAAGATCAAGTACCTGAACAACGAAGACGCGACCGTGGCACACGTGGTTTCGATTCGTGAAGAAGTTGTTGCTGCTCCTGCCGAGGGCGAGTTGCCTGTGGCTGGCGAGGCCGGTGCGACACCTACCGAGCCCGAAGTGGCCAAGAAGGGTAAGGGAGAGCCTGCCGCTGCGGAAGGCGCTGCCAAGCCCCCAGCCGCCGGAGGGAAGAAGTAA